One stretch of Miscanthus floridulus cultivar M001 chromosome 18, ASM1932011v1, whole genome shotgun sequence DNA includes these proteins:
- the LOC136521944 gene encoding uncharacterized protein isoform X1 has translation MKPLPPAGSPHRRDTPPSLLSPFSRSAFPAAADGDHDAAVSEQPSVMLLEWWLATVEGDEQKIAVAGTFRWKQILHELYPAPIAKRHSVNILESEDGTVLLISGSLNVSRSLDNGYSNAVCKHFFVGFPHRWQSCNLRYPKRTNSDTGCQPSSSNTSKHPDGLKSSSRNESVFRKSSHLSNGTPRFEGHTCDGDIATNENAAASSEAGKDRKKTRVACLKNQGSWGENQHVPSNKKPVGQPKKQIYPHEKCQSATKSPGTRSPDSYVLSSPLTHGNARALSMSTPEDLKLKRTRSGRVIVPKLDEGCQSIVYGRGANQELMEGRREGLNEHLLDAMGLQAKKTITNLSGREFV, from the exons ATGAAGCCCCTACCCCCGGCGGGGAGCCCTCACCGGCGCGATACGCCGCCGTCGCTGCTGAGCCCATTCTCCCGCAGCGCtttccccgccgccgccgacggcgaCCATGACGCCGCCGTCTCCGAGCAGCCCTCT GTCATGCTGCTCGAGTGGTGGCTGGCAACCGTGGAAGGGGACGAGCAGAAGATAGCTGTCGCCGGTACATTCAGATG GAAGCAAATACTTCACGAACTCTATCCTGCACCTATTGCGAAACGTCATTCGGTTAATATTCTTGAGTCCGAAGATGGAACCGTACTTCTCATCAGTGGTTCGCTCAATGTTTCGCGATCGCTTGACAATGGATATTCAAATGCG GTATGTAAACATTTCTTTGTTGGATTTCCACACCGGTGGCAAAGTTGCAACCTGCGTTATCCCAAGCGGACGAACTCAGACACAGGATGTCAACCATCTTCTTCTAACACCAGCAAACATCCTGACGGTTTAAAAAGTTCCTCACGCAATGAATCTGTGTTCCGAAAATCTTCACATTTATCGAATGGAACACCCAGATTTGAAGGACATACTTGTGATGGTGATATTGCAACAAATGAAAATGCTGCTGCCTCAAGTGAAGCTGGCAAAG ATCGCAAAAAAACTCGAGTGGCTTGTTTGAAGAATCAAGGTTCCTGGGGGGAAAATCAGCACGTACCTTCAAATAAGAAG CCTGTAGGCCAGCCAAAGAAACAAATATATCCACATGAAAAGTGTCAAAGTGCTACAAAATCTCCAGGGACCAGGAGCCCAGATTCATAT GTCCTTTCGTCTCCGCTTACTCATGGTAATGCCAGAGCGTTGTCTATGTCCACACCTGAAGATCTCAAACTTAAAAGAACCAGATCAG GTCGCGTAATAGTACCCAAATTGGATGAAGGGTGCCAAAGCATTGTCTATGGAAGG GGAGCGAATCAAGAACTGatggaaggaagaagagaaggccTGAATGAGCATCTTCTAGACGCCATGGGACTCCAGGCGAAGAAAACAATAACCAACCTAAGTGGCAGGGAGTTCGTATGA
- the LOC136521944 gene encoding uncharacterized protein isoform X2: MKPLPPAGSPHRRDTPPSLLSPFSRSAFPAAADGDHDAAVSEQPSVMLLEWWLATVEGDEQKIAVAGTFRWKQILHELYPAPIAKRHSVNILESEDGTVLLISGSLNVSRSLDNGYSNAVCKHFFVGFPHRWQSCNLRYPKRTNSDTGCQPSSSNTSKHPDGLKSSSRNESVFRKSSHLSNGTPRFEGHTCDGDIATNENAAASSEAGKDRKKTRVACLKNQGSWGENQHVPSNKKPVGQPKKQIYPHEKCQSATKSPGTRSPDSYVLSSPLTHGNARALSMSTPEDLKLKRTRSGRVIVPKLDEGCQSIVYGRDGLIAAVIGLDLPAVPKWSESRTDGRKKRRPE, translated from the exons ATGAAGCCCCTACCCCCGGCGGGGAGCCCTCACCGGCGCGATACGCCGCCGTCGCTGCTGAGCCCATTCTCCCGCAGCGCtttccccgccgccgccgacggcgaCCATGACGCCGCCGTCTCCGAGCAGCCCTCT GTCATGCTGCTCGAGTGGTGGCTGGCAACCGTGGAAGGGGACGAGCAGAAGATAGCTGTCGCCGGTACATTCAGATG GAAGCAAATACTTCACGAACTCTATCCTGCACCTATTGCGAAACGTCATTCGGTTAATATTCTTGAGTCCGAAGATGGAACCGTACTTCTCATCAGTGGTTCGCTCAATGTTTCGCGATCGCTTGACAATGGATATTCAAATGCG GTATGTAAACATTTCTTTGTTGGATTTCCACACCGGTGGCAAAGTTGCAACCTGCGTTATCCCAAGCGGACGAACTCAGACACAGGATGTCAACCATCTTCTTCTAACACCAGCAAACATCCTGACGGTTTAAAAAGTTCCTCACGCAATGAATCTGTGTTCCGAAAATCTTCACATTTATCGAATGGAACACCCAGATTTGAAGGACATACTTGTGATGGTGATATTGCAACAAATGAAAATGCTGCTGCCTCAAGTGAAGCTGGCAAAG ATCGCAAAAAAACTCGAGTGGCTTGTTTGAAGAATCAAGGTTCCTGGGGGGAAAATCAGCACGTACCTTCAAATAAGAAG CCTGTAGGCCAGCCAAAGAAACAAATATATCCACATGAAAAGTGTCAAAGTGCTACAAAATCTCCAGGGACCAGGAGCCCAGATTCATAT GTCCTTTCGTCTCCGCTTACTCATGGTAATGCCAGAGCGTTGTCTATGTCCACACCTGAAGATCTCAAACTTAAAAGAACCAGATCAG GTCGCGTAATAGTACCCAAATTGGATGAAGGGTGCCAAAGCATTGTCTATGGAAGG GATGGTTTGATCGCAGCTGTCATTGGCCTAGATTTGCCAGCAGTGCCCAAAT GGAGCGAATCAAGAACTGatggaaggaagaagagaaggccTGAATGA
- the LOC136521946 gene encoding uncharacterized protein, producing MRGALPCRWLRRWIHDGRDVMAKGLGEPAGPAGEKRPLEPCSSSAPPVSMGSPRSPRRTSGPSSTTSPNLVAILEYLATVLTVRGAFAVKAAKEILPSNNFIDHERSQYFFSQIVDRLLTFTYSGGKAPAQARSVETPASEPGHGSGNSTPKDAPKAEPYRPAT from the exons ATGCGCGGTGCCTTGCCGTGCCGGTGGCTGCGCCGGTGGATCCATGACGGACGGGATGTGATGGCGAAGGGGCTTGGGGAGCCAGCCGGCCCGGCTGGCGAGAAGCGGCCATTAGAGCCTTGCTCATCCTCAGCTCCGCCGGTAAGCATGGGCTCCCCCAGGTCACCTCGCCGGACCTCGGGGCCATCCTCCACTACCTCGCCAAACCTTGTTGCCATCCTCGAATACCTCGCCACCGTCCTCACAGTGAGAG GTGCCTTCGCCGTCAAAGCAGCCAAAGAGATTCTTCCTTCTAATAATTTCATCGATCATGAAAGGAGTCAATATTTTTTTTCCCAAATTGTAGACAGATTGCTAACATTTACCTACTCTGGTGGCAAAGCTCCAGCTCAAGCAAGATCGGTGGAAACACCTGCAAGTGAACCTGGCCATGGCAGCGGAAACAGCACTCCAAAAGATGCACCAAAAGCAGAACCTTACAG GCCTGCGACGTAA